In a genomic window of Occallatibacter riparius:
- a CDS encoding sensor histidine kinase, whose protein sequence is MENHGDGGSNFDIPGIQQRAGDFVASSMDAIITFNEQWKIVLFNPAAERVFGYRASEVLGSSVDMLLAERFRQIQCSHAKSFADSGATSQPMGPEDQLWGLRTNGEEFPFEATITRTQVEGAILFGILLRDITERVNARRALEQSEAFNRNLVLHCPVAMVVTSLPEQKCEMLNRRFTELFGYTREDVPDVGHWWALAYPDEGYRQTMKERWEARLKRAIERSESFEPFEALVRCKDGSQKYIEFSVSFVGNRSVVTFVDLTDRYLAELERRRGEEKYREVAEVAPVMIWMTDPHAMSTYLSKSWVDFTGVPLERQLGDGWAETIHPADRERCLEVFKAAAAKRELYHQEMRFRRHDGEYRWIYDTGVPRYSSDGEFAGYIGSCLDITDRKTMEEALSTFGRRLLQAQEEERLRIARELHDDFGQRLAVISMELQGAGKVLDHVRELAFDLQSLSHRLHSSSLEHFGLVVATRRLCKEMGERLGIDIEFHSENIPRNVAYDIRLCLFRVSQEALKNILKHSNARNVELSLVGTDTEIQLTIQDSGIGFDITNVDKAAGLGIISMRERLKLVNGGLSIQSVIDRGTTLRATVPVVLEQVWRMPEMPTAPANV, encoded by the coding sequence GTGGAGAACCACGGTGACGGCGGTTCGAATTTCGACATACCTGGAATCCAGCAGCGTGCAGGCGATTTCGTAGCGTCCTCTATGGACGCCATCATCACCTTCAACGAGCAGTGGAAGATTGTGCTCTTCAACCCCGCCGCCGAGCGGGTCTTCGGATATCGCGCGAGCGAGGTTCTGGGAAGCTCCGTCGACATGCTCTTAGCGGAGCGATTCCGCCAAATCCAATGCAGCCATGCGAAGTCGTTCGCTGACAGCGGTGCTACCTCCCAGCCCATGGGCCCCGAAGACCAGCTCTGGGGCCTTCGCACCAACGGCGAAGAGTTCCCCTTCGAAGCCACCATCACGCGCACGCAGGTGGAAGGCGCTATACTCTTCGGCATCCTTCTCCGCGACATCACCGAGCGAGTCAACGCTCGCCGCGCCCTCGAGCAGAGCGAAGCCTTCAACCGGAACCTTGTTCTTCACTGCCCGGTGGCCATGGTCGTTACAAGCCTGCCCGAACAAAAATGCGAGATGCTCAATCGCAGATTTACTGAGCTCTTCGGATACACCCGGGAAGATGTCCCCGACGTGGGGCATTGGTGGGCGCTCGCTTATCCGGATGAAGGCTATCGGCAGACGATGAAGGAGCGGTGGGAAGCCCGTCTCAAGAGAGCCATCGAGAGGTCCGAAAGCTTTGAGCCGTTCGAGGCGCTGGTCCGGTGCAAAGACGGCTCGCAGAAGTACATCGAATTCAGCGTTTCGTTCGTAGGGAATCGCAGCGTCGTCACCTTCGTCGACCTCACTGATCGTTACCTCGCCGAGCTGGAGCGCCGCCGCGGCGAAGAGAAATACCGCGAAGTTGCCGAGGTAGCTCCAGTGATGATCTGGATGACCGATCCACACGCTATGAGCACCTATCTGAGCAAATCGTGGGTCGACTTCACTGGCGTTCCGCTTGAGCGGCAGTTAGGCGACGGCTGGGCCGAGACCATCCATCCCGCTGATCGGGAGCGCTGTTTGGAGGTGTTCAAAGCGGCCGCTGCCAAACGCGAGCTCTATCACCAGGAAATGCGCTTCCGCCGCCATGACGGTGAGTATCGCTGGATCTACGACACGGGCGTTCCGCGCTACAGCTCCGACGGAGAGTTCGCCGGCTACATCGGGTCCTGCCTTGACATCACCGACCGAAAAACAATGGAAGAAGCCCTTTCCACCTTCGGCCGCAGGCTGCTGCAGGCGCAGGAAGAAGAGCGCCTCCGCATCGCGCGCGAACTGCACGACGACTTTGGCCAGCGCCTCGCTGTCATCTCCATGGAACTCCAGGGAGCCGGCAAGGTCCTCGACCACGTTCGCGAGCTGGCCTTCGACCTCCAGTCGCTATCCCACCGCCTGCACTCCAGCAGCCTCGAGCACTTCGGGCTCGTCGTTGCCACCCGGCGTCTGTGCAAGGAAATGGGGGAACGCCTCGGCATCGATATCGAGTTCCATTCCGAGAATATCCCGCGCAATGTCGCCTACGACATCCGCCTCTGCCTCTTCCGCGTCAGTCAGGAAGCGCTCAAGAACATCCTCAAGCACAGCAATGCGCGCAACGTCGAGCTCTCTCTGGTCGGCACAGACACCGAGATTCAGCTAACCATTCAAGACTCAGGCATCGGCTTCGACATAACGAACGTGGACAAAGCCGCTGGCCTCGGCATTATCAGCATGCGCGAGAGGCTCAAGCTCGTGAACGGCGGCCTCAGCATCCAGTCCGTCATCGACCGCGGCACCACCCTCCGCGCAACCGTCCCCGTCGTTCTTGAACAAGTCTGGCGTATGCCCGAGATGCCGACCGCTCCCGCCAACGTTTAG
- the pnp gene encoding polyribonucleotide nucleotidyltransferase has translation MSTKHEVAVELAGGKRLVFETGRMAKQASGAALVTAGETVVLATAVASPDQREGIDFFPLTVDYREYTYAGGRIPGGFIKREGRPSEKEILTSRQIDRPIRPLFPEGFRNETQVIALVFSADKENDPDVVAINAAAAALALSDIPFGAIVGAVRVGRVDGEYIVNPTYAERSTSSLNIMVVGHKDGIVMIEAGAKEEIEEVVIGAIEFGHEQIKKIVAALEDLASKAGKTKRSFTPPAHDDAYYNELQSKIGDRLKDALDTKTHAKTESYALVKQIKDELAKEIPADDTTGAKKKLSEYYELLRERTFREQVTKDKIRPDRRAFDEIRAISIETSVLPRTHGSALFTRGETQALVTATLGTPDEAQRMESYEGEMKKPFMLHYNFPPFSVGETGRMTGVGRREVGHGALAERAISAVLPDESQYAIRIVSDILESNGSSSMASVCGASLALFDAGVNLKGAVAGVAMGLVKEGDDYAILTDIAGAEDHYGDMDFKVAGTRKGITALQMDIKIGGLTRQILSEAMDQARRGRFFLLDKMDAELGGPRTERSKYAPRIETVMIPTDKIRDLIGKGGATIRGIVEQTGAKIDVDDTGKVSVASSDAEGLNKALAMISDITAVPEVGKVYLGKVVRLAEFGAFVELFPGTDGLLHISEIAEHRVKDVKDELREGDQVMVKVLAIEGNRIKLSRKALIKEQKAKLAAQSGAPAAEGEEPQAEQPQRSERGDRGDRRERPERQERPQQPRHEFDEKQPTSNQSTILIEGGEDFDEEDGEEFDEENEPNFNRADGAAAPVGGQQPGGGRPQGGGAGANNRGRRRRRRGGRPGQGGGHQG, from the coding sequence ATGTCTACCAAGCATGAAGTAGCTGTCGAGCTGGCTGGCGGCAAGCGGCTGGTATTTGAGACCGGGCGCATGGCCAAGCAGGCCAGTGGCGCTGCCCTGGTTACAGCCGGCGAAACCGTCGTTCTCGCCACCGCCGTCGCCTCTCCTGACCAGCGCGAAGGCATCGACTTCTTCCCGCTCACTGTCGACTACCGCGAGTACACTTACGCCGGCGGACGCATCCCCGGCGGCTTTATCAAGCGCGAAGGGCGCCCCTCCGAGAAGGAAATCCTCACCTCTCGTCAGATCGACCGCCCCATCCGCCCGCTCTTCCCTGAAGGCTTCCGCAACGAGACCCAGGTCATCGCCCTCGTCTTCTCCGCCGACAAGGAAAACGATCCTGACGTCGTCGCCATCAACGCTGCCGCTGCTGCCCTGGCTCTCTCTGACATCCCCTTCGGCGCCATTGTTGGTGCTGTGCGCGTAGGCCGCGTCGACGGCGAATACATCGTCAATCCCACTTACGCCGAGCGCTCCACTAGCAGCCTCAACATCATGGTCGTCGGCCACAAAGACGGCATCGTGATGATTGAAGCCGGCGCCAAGGAAGAGATCGAAGAAGTCGTGATCGGCGCCATTGAGTTTGGCCACGAGCAGATCAAGAAGATTGTTGCCGCTCTCGAAGATCTCGCCTCCAAGGCAGGGAAGACCAAGCGCTCCTTCACGCCTCCGGCCCACGACGACGCCTACTACAACGAGCTTCAGTCGAAGATCGGCGACCGCCTCAAGGACGCCCTCGACACCAAGACCCACGCCAAGACCGAGAGCTACGCCCTCGTCAAGCAGATCAAAGATGAGCTCGCCAAGGAAATTCCCGCCGACGACACCACCGGCGCCAAGAAGAAGCTCTCCGAGTACTACGAGCTGCTCCGAGAGCGCACGTTCCGCGAGCAGGTCACCAAGGACAAGATCCGTCCCGATCGCCGCGCCTTCGACGAGATTCGCGCCATCAGCATCGAGACCAGCGTCCTGCCCCGCACCCACGGCTCGGCTCTGTTCACCCGCGGCGAAACCCAGGCGCTCGTCACCGCCACCCTCGGCACGCCCGATGAGGCGCAGCGCATGGAGAGCTATGAAGGCGAAATGAAGAAGCCCTTCATGCTCCACTACAACTTCCCGCCGTTCAGCGTCGGCGAAACCGGCCGTATGACCGGCGTCGGCCGCCGCGAAGTGGGCCACGGCGCACTCGCCGAGCGCGCCATCTCCGCCGTCCTGCCTGACGAATCGCAGTATGCCATCCGCATCGTCTCCGACATCCTCGAGTCGAACGGCTCCTCGTCCATGGCGTCCGTCTGCGGCGCTTCGCTGGCTCTGTTTGACGCTGGCGTCAACCTCAAGGGCGCAGTTGCCGGTGTGGCCATGGGACTCGTCAAGGAAGGCGATGACTACGCCATCCTCACTGACATCGCCGGCGCCGAAGACCACTACGGTGACATGGACTTCAAGGTGGCAGGTACCCGCAAGGGCATCACCGCTCTTCAGATGGACATCAAGATCGGCGGCCTCACCCGTCAGATCCTCTCTGAAGCCATGGATCAGGCGCGCCGCGGCCGCTTCTTCCTGCTCGACAAGATGGACGCCGAGTTGGGCGGACCGCGCACTGAGCGCTCCAAGTACGCTCCGCGCATCGAGACGGTCATGATACCCACCGACAAGATCCGCGACCTGATCGGCAAGGGCGGCGCCACCATCCGTGGCATCGTCGAGCAGACCGGCGCCAAGATCGATGTCGACGACACCGGCAAGGTCTCCGTCGCCTCCAGCGACGCCGAAGGTCTCAACAAGGCCCTCGCGATGATCAGCGACATCACCGCCGTGCCTGAAGTCGGCAAGGTCTACCTCGGCAAGGTCGTTCGCCTCGCGGAGTTCGGCGCATTCGTCGAGCTCTTCCCAGGCACCGACGGCCTCCTCCACATCTCTGAAATCGCCGAGCACCGCGTCAAGGACGTCAAAGACGAACTCCGCGAAGGCGATCAGGTGATGGTGAAGGTTCTCGCCATCGAGGGCAACCGCATCAAGCTCAGCCGCAAGGCCCTCATCAAGGAGCAGAAGGCCAAGCTCGCAGCGCAATCCGGCGCACCTGCCGCTGAAGGCGAAGAGCCCCAGGCCGAGCAGCCGCAGCGCTCCGAGCGTGGAGATCGCGGAGACCGTCGCGAACGCCCAGAGCGCCAGGAGCGCCCGCAGCAACCTCGCCATGAGTTCGACGAGAAGCAGCCTACCTCGAACCAGAGCACCATTCTCATCGAGGGCGGAGAAGACTTCGACGAAGAAGACGGCGAGGAGTTCGACGAGGAGAACGAGCCCAACTTCAACCGCGCCGATGGCGCCGCGGCTCCCGTCGGCGGCCAGCAGCCCGGCGGCGGCCGTCCTCAGGGCGGTGGCGCAGGAGCCAACAACCGCGGCCGTCGTCGTCGTCGTCGCGGCGGACGCCCCGGTCAGGGCGGCGGTCATCAGGGCTAA
- the rpsO gene encoding 30S ribosomal protein S15, which produces MLATAKKTDLIQRFRTHDTDTGSPEVQIAILSERIGELTEHFKTHKKDHASRRGLLMLVSKRRRLLDYLKTHDTDRYRDVIGKLGIRK; this is translated from the coding sequence GTGCTGGCGACTGCAAAGAAAACTGACCTGATTCAACGTTTCCGCACCCACGATACGGATACTGGCTCCCCCGAGGTCCAGATCGCGATTCTGAGCGAGCGGATCGGAGAGCTGACCGAGCACTTCAAGACCCACAAGAAGGATCACGCCTCTCGTCGTGGCCTTCTGATGCTGGTGAGCAAGCGCCGCCGTCTTCTGGATTACCTCAAGACGCACGACACAGACCGCTACCGCGATGTGATCGGCAAGCTGGGAATCCGCAAGTAA